A segment of the Flavobacteriales bacterium genome:
CTGCGGCTTGATCTCCACCTTGGTGCTGCCATAGGCCTTGTTCAGCCAGGCCATGTCGATCTCGTTGTCGAAGTGGCCGATGTTGCACACGATCGCCTTGTCCTTCATTTTCCGGAAGGCGGCCTCGGTGACGATGTTGAAGTTGCCCGTAGTGGTGATGATGATGTCCGCCCGATGCACGTTGGGCACAAGCTTCTTCACCTCGAAACCATCCATGGCCGCTTGCAGCGCGCAGATCGGATCGATCTCGGTGACGATGACGCGTGCGCCAGCGCCGCGGAGCGATGCCGCCGTGCCCTTGCCCACATCGCCGTAGCCGCACACGATGGCCACCTTGCCGGCCATCATGATATCGGTGGCGCGGCGGATGGCATCCACTGCGCTCTCCTTGCAACCATACTTGTTATCGAACTTGCTCTTGGTGACGCTATCGTTCACGTTGATGGCCGGCATCACGAGGGTGCCGTTCTTCTCGCGATCCTTCAGGCGCAGCACGCCGGTGGTGGTCTCCTCGCTCAACCCCCGGATGCCGTTCACCAGCTCAGGGTACTTGTCGAAGACCATGTTGGTGAGGTCGCCGCCGTCGTCGAGGATCATGTTCAAGGGCTGGCCTCCCTCGAAGGCGAACAGCGTCTGCTCGATGCACCAATCGAACTCTTCGTTGTTCATGCCCTTCCACGCGTACACGGGGATGCCCGCCTTGGCGATGGCCGCAGCGGCATGGTCCTGCGTGCTGAAGATGTTGCAGCTGCTCCAGCTCACCTCGGCGCCGAGCTCCTTCAAGGTCTCGATGAGCACCGCCGTCTGGATGGTCATGTGCAGGCAACCGGCGATGCGGGCGCCCTTCAGCGGCTTGTCCTTGCCGTATTTGTCACGGAGGGCCATGAGGCCGGGCATCTCGGCCTCAGCCAGTTCGATCTCCTTGCGGCCCCAGTCGGCGAGGCTCATGTCCTTCACTTTGTACTTCACTTGCTCGATGGTCTTGGTGCTCATTGTTCCGTTGATGGGTGTGTGCCGCTATGACGCTAGCGGCCCGCGAAAGTAGCCTCTTACCGAGTAACAGCGGCTGAAGCGGTATGTTCGCAACGATGAGCAAGGTCCTGAACCGGATCGAACAGGCCAGGCGCGCGGGGCAGAAGCTCCTGGCCGTGCTCATCGACCCCGATTTCGGCACGGATGAAGCCGCGCTGGAGCGGATGGTCCAGAACGCATGCATGGCCAAGGCCGACCTGCTCTTCGTGG
Coding sequences within it:
- a CDS encoding adenosylhomocysteinase yields the protein MSTKTIEQVKYKVKDMSLADWGRKEIELAEAEMPGLMALRDKYGKDKPLKGARIAGCLHMTIQTAVLIETLKELGAEVSWSSCNIFSTQDHAAAAIAKAGIPVYAWKGMNNEEFDWCIEQTLFAFEGGQPLNMILDDGGDLTNMVFDKYPELVNGIRGLSEETTTGVLRLKDREKNGTLVMPAINVNDSVTKSKFDNKYGCKESAVDAIRRATDIMMAGKVAIVCGYGDVGKGTAASLRGAGARVIVTEIDPICALQAAMDGFEVKKLVPNVHRADIIITTTGNFNIVTEAAFRKMKDKAIVCNIGHFDNEIDMAWLNKAYGSTKVEIKPQVDKYTIDGKDVIILAEGRLVNLGCATGHPSFVMSNSFTNQTLAQIELWKNHDKYENKVYVLPKHLDEMVASLHLAKIGVELEELTDEQAKYIGVPKNGPFKSDAYRY